The Malassezia vespertilionis chromosome 2, complete sequence genomic sequence AGGACGCCGCCTCAACTATCCCGCAaagagctgcgcacggaTCATCACGCAGGATCAGCCCGGACCCCAGGACACGCATGGGTGTCCATTCCGGCACTTTTCCCCCGCGAATTtgtctgcagcgctgggcACCTACTACCAAGTCAGCCCCGACGACCAAGCCGAAATTGTACAGGCGGCCAAGCAAGGCCACTACCAAATCGCCTGCTCGCGCCTCTTTGAGATCACCCACGCCAAAGAAGGCGtcaagcgcagcgatggGCTGGGGCAAGGCGAAAGTGTGTCGCATCCCAACCGATACATGGAGGCCAGCTGGCGacttgcacagcaagcgGCAAATAGAGATACAGAGGGGCCATAGTGGCGCGCATGTTGTTCCTAGATTACATTGCTACCTTTTCCTTCtgccgcagcgacggcCTCTCCTTTTTTCGCCAAGAGGAACCGGACAAAACGGTTACCGTACTGGACTGGATTCACGGGACTGATAAGCCGCGGGTTATACAGGATGCTTTTCCAGACATGCTCGCAGCGCTTGACAACATTGTACTGGGTGAACAAGTCGATGATGCCAAAGTAGTAGAGATAATTGGTATCCTCGTTGTGTTGGTTGGTCGACCGAAATCCGCCCTCGTCCTGGTAAAATACGTAGTTGGAACGAGGGGCCATGTTGCTCGGCAGTTTCGTCGCGGTTTGTGCAGAGAGCACTGTTGGGTCCGCTTGGCGGAGCGCAGAGCGCAGAGCATGTGGATCCTTACTGCCGCCATGCGGCGAAGGCAGCATTGTATCCGGCGATATGGGCTCGTCTGAATTCAACGCTAAAAagcttgggcggcgcacggaGCGTTGTTTCGGCGAATTGGGCGATTGGGGCAGATCGCCGGCGCCGGTAGACACGGTATTGGACCGCTCCGCTTCTGGCTGGAACACTTGCAgctcgtgctgcagctggtTATGGTTGCCGATGCGCAAATCGTGCACACCCATCAGCAAACTATAGTCCATAATGTTGAGCCGCTTCAAGAGCGCGACGTCGCTTTTAAGCTGTtcggcaaagagcgcgtGCTTGGCTGGGCCAAGTTGGATGTACATGCCGCGCCTGACCCAGTTCTTGTCTTTGAGCACGACGTTGGGCTTTGTCGATCGCTGGTCACGGTTTACCAAGCTGCCTTTTAAATCGTAAATTTCGTGAATGTCGCGGTGGGGCGGAAACAGATTGTTCATAATGACAAAGTGCACCTTGCGTCCTCCCGGCAGCTTTACGCGGTGTAACCCGTAAAACTGGCTGAGCAGCGTCTGTGGGTTTGCACGCACATGCTTGTAGTACTCGGGAAGGATCTTCATCAAAAATTTCTGCTCCTCTTGCCGGATGGTTTTGATGATGAAGCGGTAGTCGCGCGAGAAATAGAAAAACGAGCCGCTTTTTCCCGGGGACCCGAGCTCCGAGAGGATATACTTGGCTGTGAGCGCAAAGAGGTAATCGCCCGCATCGAGGTGGAAgtgctcgcgcagctggcggaATACCGCCGGCGCATAGTCTTTGAACTTGAAGTCGTAGCTGGACGAGGGGCTCAGCTCGTTGCCGATAATGTCAAAAGTGAACTTGTACTTGGCGGAGAAGTCTGCGCGTGTCAGCGGTGATTTTGGGCGGGATTCACAGCGGGAGACACCGATACGGATGCCGGTGAGCATATGGTACATGAGCACATAGTTGGCATGCTCTTCGCCGATCAAGTTGCCGACGAGCACATTTGGTTTGTATTCGTCGGGACGCGCGTGGTCGCTGCCGAGCGTCGCCACCGGTGCCGAGACTGTCGGTCTCGGTGAGGCGGGGTTGCGGCTTTGCTTCCGTTTctccttggcgcggcgcaagcggcgcagattGTCCGCATTCTGCGCCATTTCTTGGTCAAACGAAGTCGGTTCTTGGTGCGCCGAGGTGGAGGACACGCTCTCGTGGCTCGTGGCGCTCAGGCGTCGCGTTACGGTGCTGGTGgagcgtgcaggcgctgggcgctggcggcgcgcagcggacTGTGTGCCCGGCACTGGAGactgtgcgccaaacgagACATTGAGGGGCGTGTGGAAACTTGCGTCTGACTTGGCGGGAAGCGCATCGATACTGGCATCTTTTTGTATTTccggcgcgagcgagaGGATATTGAGCGAGGGCAACGGCGGTGCAGGCACGTTTCGTTCGCTTTCTGGGACCTTGGCGGGCCCAAAGAGCGACGGCGCG encodes the following:
- the MSS4 gene encoding 1-phosphatidylinositol-4-phosphate 5-kinase (EggNog:ENOG503NW6Q; COG:T), encoding MSPEAISGPSSSMDASNDPLSIIRRALVAEQQVIRVSDSNTRETYDVTLSRETPYASPFGMSNGQAHEYSVPNPRRRRHRWKRSTSATGNNEEDVSPSDTPRTQRNAFWGTDKMQKTTSAKRTPDASALPTEPEHNVDVPLFDENTLLRPRKRWRARQGQSQTRPSTPPKEAGVRRSSLDATLGRTPSLAPLQNDRGPTPYAREDDFSAPQFKENSWPKGDPLFPYVPHNEPEIEPDARLDTQFAPSLFGPAKVPESERNVPAPPLPSLNILSLAPEIQKDASIDALPAKSDASFHTPLNVSFGAQSPVPGTQSAARRQRPAPARSTSTVTRRLSATSHESVSSTSAHQEPTSFDQEMAQNADNLRRLRRAKEKRKQSRNPASPRPTVSAPVATLGSDHARPDEYKPNVLVGNLIGEEHANYVLMYHMLTGIRIGVSRCESRPKSPLTRADFSAKYKFTFDIIGNELSPSSSYDFKFKDYAPAVFRQLREHFHLDAGDYLFALTAKYILSELGSPGKSGSFFYFSRDYRFIIKTIRQEEQKFLMKILPEYYKHVRANPQTLLSQFYGLHRVKLPGGRKVHFVIMNNLFPPHRDIHEIYDLKGSLVNRDQRSTKPNVVLKDKNWVRRGMYIQLGPAKHALFAEQLKSDVALLKRLNIMDYSLLMGVHDLRIGNHNQLQHELQVFQPEAERSNTVSTGAGDLPQSPNSPKQRSVRRPSFLALNSDEPISPDTMLPSPHGGSKDPHALRSALRQADPTVLSAQTATKLPSNMAPRSNYVFYQDEGGFRSTNQHNEDTNYLYYFGIIDLFTQYNVVKRCEHVWKSILYNPRLISPVNPVQYGNRFVRFLLAKKGEAVAAAEGKGSNVI